The following are from one region of the Cloacibacterium normanense genome:
- the purH gene encoding bifunctional phosphoribosylaminoimidazolecarboxamide formyltransferase/IMP cyclohydrolase produces MKKRALISVSNKSNLIDFAKFLESKNYELISTGGTFKHLKEAGLNPIQIDEVTNFPEMLDGRVKTLHPKVHGGLLAVRDNEEHMKTVQEHGIELIDMVIVNLYPFFENVNKEISLEEKVEFIDIGGPSMLRSAAKNFASVTVVTDVEDYAKVQQEISENGDTTIETRKKLAGKVFNLTSAYDAAISQMLLNEEYPEYLQASYQKVSDLRYGENPHQSAAYYVSTTENGAMKDFEILGGKELSFNNLRDMDLCWKVVNEFKDEMACCAVKHSTPCGVAIGNSALETYTKTFECDPISIFGGIIGMNYKVDAATAEELNKTFLEIVMATDFDEEALEILRKKKNLRIIKVKNPVSDKKTWVKIDGGILVQDVDDQFSTDFKVVTEIQPTEQQEKALLFAQRVVKYVKSNAIVVSNGIQAFGIGGGQVNRIWATEQAISRAKEKFSGDLVLASDAFFPFRDVVDFCAKEGITAIVQPGGSVKDEDSIAAANEHKIPMMFTGMRHFLH; encoded by the coding sequence ATGAAAAAACGAGCATTAATCAGTGTCTCCAACAAAAGCAATCTTATTGATTTTGCCAAATTTTTAGAATCTAAAAATTACGAACTCATTTCTACGGGTGGAACCTTCAAACATCTTAAAGAAGCTGGACTTAACCCAATTCAGATTGATGAAGTGACCAATTTTCCTGAAATGTTAGACGGAAGAGTAAAAACCCTTCATCCAAAAGTTCATGGTGGACTTCTTGCGGTTCGTGATAATGAAGAACACATGAAAACCGTTCAGGAACATGGAATAGAACTGATTGATATGGTAATTGTAAACCTTTATCCGTTTTTCGAAAATGTAAATAAAGAAATTTCATTAGAAGAAAAAGTAGAATTCATCGATATTGGTGGACCATCAATGCTTCGTTCTGCAGCTAAAAATTTCGCTTCTGTGACTGTGGTTACCGATGTGGAAGATTATGCTAAAGTTCAACAAGAAATTTCTGAAAACGGGGATACTACAATTGAAACTCGTAAAAAATTGGCAGGTAAAGTTTTCAACTTAACTTCTGCTTATGATGCGGCAATTTCTCAAATGTTGTTGAATGAAGAATATCCTGAATATTTACAGGCTTCTTACCAAAAAGTTTCTGATTTAAGATATGGCGAAAATCCTCATCAATCTGCAGCGTATTACGTTTCTACCACTGAAAACGGTGCGATGAAAGATTTCGAGATTTTAGGAGGCAAAGAACTGTCTTTCAATAATTTGAGAGATATGGATTTATGTTGGAAAGTGGTGAATGAATTCAAAGATGAAATGGCTTGTTGTGCCGTAAAACATTCTACACCTTGTGGAGTTGCCATCGGAAATTCTGCTTTAGAAACGTATACCAAAACTTTCGAATGTGACCCGATTTCTATTTTCGGGGGAATCATCGGAATGAATTACAAAGTAGATGCTGCAACTGCGGAAGAATTGAATAAAACTTTCCTTGAAATTGTAATGGCAACTGATTTTGATGAAGAGGCGCTAGAAATTTTGAGAAAGAAGAAAAATCTTAGAATTATAAAAGTCAAAAATCCAGTTTCAGACAAAAAAACTTGGGTGAAAATAGATGGTGGAATTTTGGTTCAAGATGTAGATGACCAATTTTCTACAGATTTTAAAGTAGTTACAGAAATCCAACCAACAGAACAACAAGAAAAAGCACTTCTATTTGCTCAAAGAGTGGTGAAATATGTAAAATCAAACGCTATAGTAGTTTCAAACGGAATTCAAGCTTTCGGAATTGGAGGCGGTCAAGTGAATAGAATTTGGGCTACAGAACAAGCGATTTCTAGAGCTAAGGAAAAATTCAGCGGCGATTTAGTTTTGGCTTCAGATGCATTTTTCCCATTCAGAGATGTAGTAGATTTCTGTGCTAAAGAAGGAATTACAGCGATTGTACAACCTGGCGGTTCTGTAAAAGATGAAGATTCTATTGCAGCCGCTAATGAACATAAAATTCCAATGATGTTCACAGGAATGAGACATTTCCTACACTAA